The Ammospiza nelsoni isolate bAmmNel1 chromosome 10, bAmmNel1.pri, whole genome shotgun sequence genome includes a region encoding these proteins:
- the LRRC31 gene encoding leucine-rich repeat-containing protein 31, with the protein MEKTDDQNCQDRHEEDNPKSSPFDFVIKQFQGKKCAPEKRKEPPSAIKQFFKGFDFGKSEGKDRREIEETEISNDVADDQSEKQDPSVEDGLSHLTSEAESPSGEQRFNQFMEKLGKKPSSKNLDLNNCALSAEDITELASLLPFLPELEELSLSWNGCVGGTLKALTVHLHHASLLKVLRLNNCRLTAEDVISLGEAFEIVSQLEELDLSWNSNIGGKLSLLTKKLQEGCKLKCLKMTDCNLTAKDGESLAELLNVIPDLEVLDVSINKNIGCSMKVIAQDLKNVPGLKELNLHMCGLKQDSLQGLDTALQHLAELRKLDISCNREIGGGFKASTAHLASLKNLEVLDLHQCCITEEDVTVLSQVIPLLSNLQELNLSSNKNVGLSSDPLLGRLRFLPKLRSVTISNCGLGEESLSSLAEAALHLPELQILDLSWNKCVGGNLKLLLGALKLAMEIQVLRLSSCNLVAEDLALLTSLRQDGHLARLQKLDLSYNNTISDEGWAVFCQGLGAFKDLSELDVSLSPSSCRDCGQWFGELLAALTQLPALAELAMQRWALSECQRKQMEGFNQDNKRNIRFDC; encoded by the exons ATGACCAGAACTGCCAGGATAGACATGAAGAGGACAACCCAAAGAGTTCCCCATTTGACTTTGTTATAAAACAGTTCCAAGGAAAGAAGTGTGCtcctgaaaaaaggaaagagccGCCTTCAGCCATCAAACAGTTCTTCAaaggctttgactttgggaaatctGAAGGCAAGGACAGAAGGGAAattgaagaaacagaaataagcAATGATGTAGCTGATGATCAGAGTGAAAAGCAAGATCCCTCTGTAGAAG ATGGACTTTCACATCTCACTTCTGAAGCAGAGTCACCATCTGGTGAGCAGAGATTTAACCAGTTCATGGAGAAACTGGGAAAGAAACCCAGCAGCAAGAATCTGGATCTAAATAATTGTGCACTGAGTGCAGAAGATATAACAGAGTTGG CTTCTTTACTGCCGTTTCTCCCAGAGCTGGAAGAGCTCAGCCTGTCCTGGAATGGTTGTGTTGGAGGCACTTTGAAAGCTCTCACTGTCCATCTTCACCACGCGAGCCTGTTAAAAGTCCTCCGACTCAACAACTGCCGGCTGACAGCTGAGGATGTCATCTCCTTAG GAGAGGCATTTGAAATTGTTTCTCAGCTTGAAGAACTGGATTTATCATGGAACAGTAACATTGGTGGTAAACTATCACTGCTGACAAAAAAGCTTCAGGAAGGATGCAAATTAAAATGTCTGAAAATGACAGACTGTAACCTGACAGCAAAGGATGGAGAATCCCTTG ctgaacTTCTAAATGTGATCCCAGACCTCGAAGTATTAGATGTCTCTATCAACAAAAACATTGGCTGCAGCATGAAGGTTATTGCTCAGGATCTGAAAAATGTTCCAGGCTTGAAAGAGTTAAACTTGCACATGTGTGGATTAAAGCAAGACAGCCTCCAGGGCTTAG ACACTGCTTTACAGCACCTTGCAGAGCTAAGGAAATTAGACATCTCGTGTAACAGAGAGATTGGTGGTGGCTTTAAAGCCTCAACAGCTCATTTGGCCAGCTTGAAAAATCTGGAAGTCCTTGATCTTCACCAGTGCTGTATCACAGAAGAGGACGTGACTGTTTTGT CCCAGGTGATACCTTTACTCTCCAATCTTCAAGAGCTGAATTTATCCTCGAATAAAAATGTAGGACTCTCATCAGATCCTCTtctgggcaggctcaggtttTTACCAAAGCTGAGATCTGTGACCATCAGCAATTGTGGCTTAGGTGAAGAGTCCCTTTCATCACTAG CTGAGGCTGCCCTTCACCTTCCTGAACTGCAGATATTAGATCTTTCTTGGAATAAGTGCGTTGGTGGCAACCTAAAGCTGCTTTTGGGAGCACTAAAGCTTGCAATGGAGATTCAAGTGTTAAGACTGAGCAGCTGTAACCTGGTGGCTGAAGATTTGGCACTTCTAA CATCCCTGAGGCAAGATGGCCACTTGGCCAGATTGCAGAAGCTGGATTTGAGTTATAACAACACCATCTCTGATGAAGGCTGGGCTGTTTTCTGCCAAGGTTTAGGAGCATTCAAGGATCTCTCAGAGTTGGATGTGAGCCTCAGTCCATCGTCCTGCAGGGACTGTGGGCAGTGGTTTGGGGAGCTGttggcagcactgacacagctgcCAGCCTTGGCAGAGCTGGCCATGCAAAGATGGGCCCTTTCAGAGTGCCAGAGGAAGCAAATGGAAGGCTTTAATCAAGACAACAAAAGAAACATTCGTTTTGACTGTTGA